The bacterium genome includes a window with the following:
- a CDS encoding PrsW family intramembrane metalloprotease, giving the protein MPYNYFLAIILGILPSIVWLAFYLRKDIHPEPKKWLLLIFLAGMAIVPLVIIIEWQAIGFFNFLNSALPDFFNSFAKNLAIVFIGIAAIEEFFKYLVVRLAMKHNPVFDEPEDAMIYMIVAALGFAAVENIMVMLLFSPAFFFDPALPLYILGIRFIGATFLHTLASAIIGFYYALSLCKRDQCPANPRLLIAKGFAFAIILHGVFNYFIIVSKETSAIYFSIPLMIIAVFVSKDFKILQGISPRKFNNS; this is encoded by the coding sequence ATGCCATATAATTATTTTCTTGCGATTATTTTGGGAATTTTGCCCAGCATCGTCTGGCTCGCTTTTTATTTGCGGAAAGATATCCATCCCGAGCCCAAAAAATGGCTTTTGCTGATATTCTTGGCCGGAATGGCCATCGTGCCTTTGGTGATCATCATTGAATGGCAAGCTATCGGATTTTTCAATTTTCTAAATTCAGCTTTGCCGGATTTCTTCAACTCTTTCGCGAAAAATCTCGCGATTGTTTTTATCGGCATCGCGGCAATAGAAGAATTTTTCAAATATCTGGTCGTGCGCCTGGCAATGAAGCATAATCCTGTTTTCGACGAGCCCGAAGACGCGATGATCTATATGATCGTCGCGGCTCTGGGATTCGCGGCAGTGGAAAATATCATGGTAATGCTTTTGTTCTCGCCGGCTTTTTTCTTTGACCCGGCTCTGCCTCTTTATATATTGGGAATTCGCTTTATTGGAGCCACTTTTCTCCATACTTTGGCGTCAGCCATCATCGGATTCTATTACGCTCTTTCGCTCTGCAAGCGCGACCAATGCCCGGCAAACCCGCGTCTATTGATAGCCAAAGGTTTCGCCTTTGCCATAATTTTGCACGGCGTTTTTAATTATTTTATCATCGTTTCAAAAGAAACCTCGGCGATCTATTTCAGCATTCCCCTGATGATCATCGCGGTTTTTGTTTCAAAAGATTTTAAAATTCTCCAGGGAATTTCGCCGCGAAAATTCAATAACAGCTGA
- a CDS encoding Ig-like domain-containing protein produces MNTPPVSLKNKVYRIFKQSFFIIFAAAFLMGGFFVADSALATGGTVSVIAQNSQVNVSADAVSGSSVSVGTITMTEGNNGAFQLGTITLTPPTGFIFDITSIVDIEIIGDSSFANNINNAVSGTHFSASTVASLISFNIIAPSANNKAGTLVWSNIKVKPTSGSPLVSGRITIGGTSVASPNAYNNVFPILLNEVAGYPSVSNSTFVCNPTVQAAGGISTCNITVRDQFNNSISSASVLLSSTGSGNNFSTNPALTDANGNTTITLGSGTAETKIVTATIDGSVILPTQLIIFYVSTPTQAHIVAIPNTQEASLSGSSVNLTISITDQHGNPANDGIVVNVSGIPSTLGTVTVTGSGNTASGQVTRVLTFNNKGDITLTVNISSIGNLALTGDSIVHFVDTIKPVITIILPNPAEVEYRGTYSDAGATAFDNIDGNITSSIMAINLVNPNTINVVPNSITKIVGVYTVTYNVSDSVPNAADPAVRTVNVLDRIAPIITSITSDATAEGALKIGNTITFTLTPTPAEPVATVSGSYNGHSLTWSTVNSGVTYTATYTVIEGDTDRISPWQITGVIMTDEAGNISVSANGTDVVKTIDANTPSIPSVLVAAGPYINAAEELAGFTTMVSYNTTLSNGAKAGDTLELWLNGAPFMIAKTVVLSASDITAGSYSFTIITDELGADGVKLLTARLTDVAGNVGLWSASLVLTLDTGIPSVPSAPDLDAASDLGLSDTDNITNDNTPSFNGTAEAGSTVKLYDGATEIGNGTATGGGAWSIISTLLVDGAHTITATATDAAGNTSGASESLSVTIDTELVALSLTSTAPNPTKASPILITAQFTQDVNGFEVGDIVVTNGAVGTFVKVNASTYQFDVIPAGQGAVTVNIAAGVAHDTAGNGNTVATGLSRIYDTINPTVTLVALSDLDALVKQGDTLIITATFSEDMALSPVPTIELTGTNTVAPVAMTRTSATNYTYSHTVGAGDGLVTIIIAGGTDLATNTLIINSATTFTVDNTLPVIASSDPINTVANAIGGATVFYTTPIATDLYPVNPVVTCLPASGAFFVLGNTIVTCNATDQAGNIAIPMTFNVMVNPDTVTHIILIASPTSLAFSQTSLITITGKDQYDNTVTNNDSTVIVLSADGGGSLGDTILTLSEGVATTNLSKDSVGIVHVTASSVGLSPQAVTVTFTKTDTSSPYVESHTPVNGATGVALNIHPVLIFSEPLDTTTVSSANIQLRKYSDNSVILANVSPAEGDRQVIITPASSLDFSTSYYLAVSAGVTDKVGNPAVVLDNSTKGNHMFTTLVDNTVLAVTYISAVANAHGSTGFAIANNTFEDGWAWIFYITVPTNETAFAMKFADWTSVLPNTIPVANNVRYSSVQASNGPFEITEANELGGYLNLTGDLFPGIAGRQIEILVEAKIPLLSAGGSYSTSYGIQTNPAIAQATDAENVAAAQAAVTALAQPWSPIYNNNRNIITDLQAIVDAVSTGVTVTIKTTNNSQISIDGAIAYPGVAVTGNVIFTLTKGTEIVDQTISVIIYPLG; encoded by the coding sequence ATGAATACCCCCCCCGTTAGTTTAAAGAATAAGGTTTACCGAATTTTTAAACAATCATTTTTTATTATTTTCGCCGCGGCATTTTTAATGGGCGGTTTTTTTGTTGCCGATAGCGCATTGGCAACTGGCGGAACGGTTTCGGTTATTGCGCAAAATTCGCAAGTAAACGTTTCAGCAGATGCCGTTAGCGGTTCAAGTGTCAGCGTAGGAACAATTACAATGACCGAAGGTAATAACGGAGCTTTTCAGTTGGGCACTATAACTTTGACGCCCCCGACAGGTTTTATATTTGATATAACGTCTATTGTAGACATTGAAATTATTGGCGATTCTTCTTTCGCTAATAATATTAATAATGCAGTAAGTGGAACGCATTTCTCAGCTTCTACCGTAGCATCTTTAATAAGTTTTAATATTATCGCGCCAAGCGCTAACAATAAAGCCGGCACATTGGTATGGTCAAATATAAAAGTAAAGCCGACATCTGGATCGCCTTTAGTTTCAGGTAGAATAACAATTGGCGGAACATCCGTGGCATCCCCTAACGCATATAATAATGTTTTTCCAATTTTATTAAATGAAGTTGCCGGTTATCCAAGTGTAAGTAATTCAACTTTTGTCTGCAATCCTACAGTGCAAGCTGCAGGCGGTATATCTACTTGTAATATCACAGTAAGAGATCAGTTTAATAATTCAATATCAAGTGCTTCAGTTCTACTTTCGTCTACTGGTTCGGGTAATAATTTTAGTACCAATCCAGCTTTGACCGACGCAAATGGCAATACTACGATAACTTTGGGATCAGGTACGGCAGAGACTAAGATTGTTACTGCAACTATTGACGGAAGTGTGATTCTACCGACGCAATTGATCATATTTTATGTTAGCACTCCAACCCAAGCACATATTGTTGCAATTCCAAATACTCAAGAAGCAAGTTTAAGTGGTAGCAGTGTTAATTTAACTATCAGTATTACTGATCAGCATGGTAATCCAGCCAATGATGGTATTGTGGTAAATGTCTCCGGTATTCCGAGCACGTTAGGTACCGTTACAGTTACTGGAAGTGGAAATACAGCAAGTGGTCAGGTAACACGTGTTTTAACTTTTAATAATAAAGGCGATATTACTTTGACAGTTAATATTTCATCTATAGGTAATCTTGCCTTGACTGGTGATAGTATTGTTCATTTTGTTGATACAATCAAACCGGTAATTACTATTATACTTCCAAATCCAGCCGAGGTTGAATATCGCGGCACGTATTCAGATGCGGGCGCTACAGCTTTTGATAATATAGATGGAAATATTACCAGCAGTATTATGGCTATCAATCTAGTTAACCCAAATACTATAAATGTAGTACCGAATTCGATTACAAAAATCGTTGGAGTTTATACGGTTACTTACAATGTTTCTGATAGCGTTCCAAACGCCGCTGATCCCGCAGTAAGAACCGTCAATGTATTGGACAGAATTGCTCCGATAATTACTTCCATCACTTCTGACGCTACGGCAGAAGGAGCTTTAAAAATTGGCAATACGATTACTTTTACTCTTACCCCAACTCCCGCAGAACCAGTTGCTACAGTAAGCGGTTCCTACAATGGACATTCTTTAACCTGGTCTACTGTTAATAGCGGGGTAACCTATACCGCAACTTATACTGTAATTGAGGGTGACACAGACCGAATTTCGCCATGGCAAATTACCGGCGTGATAATGACCGATGAAGCTGGCAACATAAGTGTTTCTGCAAACGGCACTGATGTAGTAAAGACGATTGATGCGAATACTCCTTCAATTCCGAGTGTGTTGGTTGCCGCTGGTCCGTACATCAACGCCGCAGAAGAATTGGCGGGATTTACGACGATGGTTTCTTACAACACGACACTTTCCAACGGCGCCAAAGCAGGCGACACGCTCGAGTTGTGGCTCAACGGTGCGCCGTTTATGATTGCGAAGACTGTCGTACTTTCAGCGAGCGACATTACTGCAGGTTCGTATAGTTTCACTATCATTACCGACGAGTTGGGCGCAGACGGCGTAAAGTTGCTGACCGCACGGCTCACGGATGTTGCAGGCAATGTGGGATTATGGAGTGCGTCTCTCGTTCTCACGCTCGACACAGGTATTCCGTCTGTACCCTCGGCACCGGATCTCGATGCGGCATCAGACCTTGGTCTATCAGATACCGACAATATTACCAACGACAACACGCCGTCCTTTAACGGCACGGCTGAAGCAGGTTCAACAGTGAAGCTCTACGATGGCGCAACTGAAATCGGAAACGGCACGGCAACGGGAGGAGGGGCGTGGAGCATCATTTCTACTCTTCTTGTGGACGGTGCACACACCATTACCGCGACCGCGACGGATGCCGCAGGCAACACGAGCGGTGCGTCTGAATCACTTTCTGTCACGATTGATACGGAACTTGTCGCGCTCTCCTTGACCTCCACTGCACCAAATCCGACAAAAGCATCTCCGATTTTGATAACCGCACAATTTACACAAGATGTAAACGGTTTTGAAGTTGGTGATATTGTCGTTACTAATGGAGCGGTTGGTACTTTTGTCAAAGTTAATGCTAGTACCTATCAGTTTGATGTAATACCCGCTGGACAAGGCGCGGTGACGGTCAATATCGCGGCAGGAGTCGCACATGATACAGCTGGCAACGGCAATACAGTAGCGACCGGACTCTCTCGCATCTACGACACGATAAACCCGACGGTTACATTGGTGGCGCTCTCTGATCTCGACGCGCTTGTGAAGCAAGGTGATACGCTAATAATCACGGCGACATTCAGCGAAGACATGGCGCTCTCGCCGGTGCCAACGATAGAACTTACTGGCACCAATACAGTTGCACCTGTCGCAATGACGCGCACTAGTGCGACCAACTACACTTACTCTCACACAGTCGGCGCCGGAGATGGTTTAGTAACTATCATTATTGCTGGTGGCACTGACCTTGCGACAAACACATTGATTATTAACTCCGCCACGACATTTACCGTAGACAATACCCTGCCGGTGATTGCGTCGAGCGATCCGATAAATACTGTTGCAAATGCGATAGGAGGCGCGACTGTTTTTTATACGACTCCGATTGCAACTGACCTTTATCCTGTAAATCCTGTAGTCACTTGTCTGCCTGCATCGGGTGCATTCTTTGTTCTTGGGAATACAATCGTAACCTGCAATGCAACTGACCAAGCGGGAAATATCGCAATTCCAATGACATTTAATGTTATGGTTAATCCTGACACAGTAACGCATATAATTTTGATTGCCTCACCGACGAGTTTAGCTTTCAGCCAGACAAGCTTAATCACTATTACGGGAAAAGATCAATACGATAATACAGTAACTAATAACGATTCAACCGTAATTGTTCTTTCCGCTGACGGTGGCGGAAGTCTTGGCGATACAATTTTAACTTTATCAGAAGGTGTGGCAACAACAAACCTTTCTAAAGATTCAGTTGGTATAGTTCACGTTACAGCATCCAGCGTTGGATTAAGTCCGCAAGCAGTGACAGTTACATTTACTAAAACCGATACCAGCAGTCCATATGTGGAAAGCCATACTCCAGTTAATGGAGCTACAGGCGTCGCTTTAAATATTCATCCGGTTTTAATATTTTCTGAACCACTAGACACTACCACAGTAAGTTCAGCCAATATTCAATTACGTAAATACAGTGATAATTCAGTGATACTAGCAAACGTTTCTCCTGCAGAGGGAGACAGACAGGTAATTATTACTCCAGCAAGTTCTTTGGATTTTAGCACCTCATACTACCTTGCAGTTTCAGCTGGCGTAACAGATAAAGTGGGCAATCCAGCAGTAGTGTTAGACAATAGCACCAAAGGCAATCATATGTTTACCACGCTAGTTGATAACACTGTTTTAGCGGTAACATATATTTCTGCGGTTGCAAACGCACACGGCTCAACAGGATTTGCCATAGCAAATAACACCTTTGAGGATGGCTGGGCGTGGATATTCTATATCACTGTCCCTACAAATGAGACTGCTTTCGCAATGAAATTTGCTGATTGGACAAGCGTTTTGCCAAATACAATTCCTGTTGCCAATAATGTCAGATATTCTTCAGTACAGGCGAGTAATGGTCCATTTGAAATTACCGAAGCAAATGAGCTTGGTGGATATCTAAATCTGACAGGCGATTTGTTCCCTGGAATTGCAGGCAGGCAAATTGAAATTTTAGTTGAAGCAAAAATACCGCTACTTTCGGCTGGAGGATCTTACTCAACAAGCTATGGCATACAAACAAATCCTGCAATTGCTCAAGCCACGGACGCAGAAAATGTCGCTGCCGCCCAAGCCGCTGTGACCGCACTGGCACAACCTTGGTCCCCAATCTATAATAATAATCGGAATATTATCACGGACCTGCAGGCGATAGTTGACGCAGTTTCAACCGGCGTAACAGTAACGATTAAAACAACCAATAACTCGCAAATTTCAATAGATGGTGCCATTGCATACCCGGGAGTGGCAGTTACCGGAAACGTAATATTTACCTTAACCAAAGGCACAGAAATTGTAGATCAGACAATTTCAGTGATTATTTATCCTCTCGGCTAA
- a CDS encoding DNA polymerase III subunit alpha: MKFTHLHVHSHYSLLDGMIQIDPLIERAKKLGMTSLAVTDHGSMYGAIEFYKKATAAGIKPIIGMESYVAKRKLSDKEPRVDDIRYHLVLLAKNQEGYKNLIKLNSIAHLDGFYYKPRIDKEILRKYAKGIIGLSACIKGEIGQAILGNDREKAEKLAREYEDIFGHENFYLEIEPHPNLPEQLIVNKALIEISKKLNIPLVATNDAHYLLKEDAEAQDTLLCIQMNRKVTEKDRMSMLGEDFSFKTPEEMIEAMKETPEAIENTEKIAAMCDLAIELTARHFPAFPLPENYTVDQYLKRKTYEGLAGRNNIAVKPEDVFPEALHGKVDPKEIERIEYELGIVFQKKYSAYFLIVADFVNWSRTEGIISTTRGSAAGSFVSYCLAITNINPLKYNLPFERFLNPFRPSPPDIDMDFADDKRDKVIEYVTQKYGKDKVAQIVTFGTMAARASVRDVARALGIPYTKSDSIAKMIPMGSQGSTMTIDQAKKMTPSLGAAYKNDPEVKKILDLAEKLEGVARHASVHAAGVVISPTDLTDYLPLQKDPGGEKVITQYEMGAVEEVGLVKMDFLGIRNLSILGQAVKIVKGTKGITVDFQAIPMDDKKTFDLLTKGQTMGVFQLSGSGMTRYLKELKPTTIFDIMAMVALFRPGPMNSIPEFIARKHNPTLIKVLDPRMRSILDMSYGIITYQDDVLLIAINIAGYTWEEADKLRKAMGKKIAEEMARQKIKFTDGAIAGGMTKQKAQELFTLIEPFAAYGFNKAHAASYANVAYYTAYMKANFPAEFMAAVMTAESDDTEKIAEAVEECENMGIKVLPPDINESLKNFTYIDEKTIRFGLLAIKNIGEKFVENLVAERKAHGAFKNFEDILERLDPHELNKKSIEALAKTGAFDKFLPRHTIVENIEKILEYSHELHKNKSSMQASLFGDAAFSVSHLNLPSRELTADDKTAYLNWEKELMGLYVSGHPLARYSQYFKKIGIPIKDLKHKSEGSPVKIGAIINSVKKIMTKTNRLMVFAEIEDLTGKTEAVVFAKVLDKNPLVWTENNIVIITGKVNFRDNETKILVDEANIITEEKLKSHSDNTASGGNGSSGSDQANNRDGIYNPPNAPKIFIKISADWNKEKMTELKNMIAGAEKGINQVILNIESASGTKTLKTPYSVNYTPALQETLEKIVAKENIRIE, translated from the coding sequence ATGAAATTCACGCATTTACACGTCCATTCTCACTATAGCCTTCTTGACGGGATGATCCAGATCGATCCTTTGATTGAACGCGCCAAAAAACTCGGAATGACCAGCCTTGCCGTCACCGATCACGGCTCAATGTATGGCGCGATAGAATTTTACAAAAAAGCCACAGCCGCCGGCATTAAGCCGATAATCGGCATGGAAAGCTATGTCGCCAAAAGAAAGCTCTCTGATAAAGAGCCGAGGGTTGATGATATCCGCTATCATCTGGTGCTTCTGGCCAAAAACCAGGAAGGCTACAAAAATCTGATCAAGTTGAATTCCATTGCCCATTTGGACGGATTTTATTATAAGCCCAGAATTGACAAGGAAATTTTGAGAAAATATGCCAAAGGCATTATCGGCCTTTCCGCCTGCATTAAAGGCGAGATCGGCCAGGCAATTCTCGGCAACGACCGGGAAAAAGCCGAAAAACTCGCCCGAGAATATGAAGATATTTTCGGCCATGAAAATTTTTATCTTGAAATTGAACCCCATCCAAATCTGCCGGAACAGCTGATAGTCAACAAAGCTCTGATTGAAATTTCCAAAAAATTGAATATTCCTCTGGTAGCGACAAACGACGCGCATTATTTGCTGAAAGAAGACGCCGAAGCGCAGGATACTCTGCTTTGCATCCAAATGAACCGGAAAGTCACGGAAAAAGACAGGATGAGCATGCTGGGAGAAGATTTTTCCTTCAAAACGCCGGAAGAAATGATCGAAGCAATGAAAGAAACGCCTGAAGCGATCGAAAATACTGAAAAAATCGCCGCGATGTGCGATCTCGCGATCGAACTTACCGCCCGGCATTTTCCCGCCTTTCCTTTGCCGGAAAATTACACTGTCGATCAGTATTTAAAAAGAAAAACCTATGAAGGATTGGCTGGAAGAAATAATATTGCCGTAAAACCGGAAGATGTTTTCCCCGAAGCTCTCCATGGAAAAGTTGACCCCAAAGAAATAGAAAGAATCGAGTATGAATTAGGCATTGTTTTCCAAAAAAAATATTCGGCTTATTTTCTCATTGTGGCGGATTTCGTCAACTGGTCAAGAACGGAAGGAATAATTTCTACCACCAGAGGTTCGGCTGCCGGAAGCTTTGTCTCATACTGCCTGGCGATCACGAATATCAATCCCCTGAAATACAATCTGCCTTTTGAAAGATTTTTGAATCCCTTTCGCCCCTCTCCTCCGGATATTGATATGGACTTTGCCGATGACAAGCGCGATAAAGTAATTGAATACGTCACCCAAAAATACGGCAAAGACAAAGTCGCGCAAATTGTCACTTTTGGAACCATGGCCGCGAGAGCTTCCGTGCGAGACGTAGCCCGGGCGCTTGGCATTCCCTATACCAAATCCGACTCGATCGCCAAAATGATCCCGATGGGAAGCCAGGGCTCCACTATGACGATCGATCAGGCAAAAAAAATGACGCCATCGCTCGGAGCCGCCTACAAAAACGACCCGGAAGTGAAAAAAATACTGGATTTGGCGGAAAAACTGGAAGGAGTGGCGCGCCACGCGTCAGTGCACGCTGCCGGAGTGGTTATTTCGCCTACCGACCTGACTGATTACCTGCCGCTTCAAAAAGATCCTGGCGGAGAAAAAGTGATCACTCAATATGAAATGGGCGCCGTGGAAGAAGTGGGATTGGTAAAAATGGACTTTTTGGGAATAAGAAATCTGTCGATCTTGGGACAAGCGGTAAAAATCGTCAAAGGCACCAAAGGCATCACGGTTGATTTTCAGGCTATTCCCATGGACGACAAAAAAACATTCGACCTCCTGACCAAAGGCCAAACTATGGGAGTTTTTCAGCTTTCCGGATCCGGCATGACGCGCTATCTCAAAGAATTAAAACCCACGACTATTTTCGATATCATGGCCATGGTAGCGCTTTTCCGCCCGGGCCCGATGAATTCCATTCCGGAATTCATCGCGAGAAAGCATAACCCGACTTTGATCAAAGTGCTTGATCCGCGAATGAGAAGTATTCTCGACATGTCTTACGGAATCATCACCTATCAAGACGACGTGCTCCTTATCGCCATCAATATCGCCGGCTATACTTGGGAAGAAGCCGACAAGCTCCGTAAAGCCATGGGCAAAAAAATCGCCGAGGAAATGGCGCGCCAAAAAATAAAATTCACTGATGGAGCGATCGCCGGAGGAATGACAAAGCAAAAAGCCCAGGAACTTTTTACTCTGATCGAGCCTTTTGCCGCTTACGGATTCAATAAAGCCCATGCCGCGAGCTATGCCAATGTCGCCTATTATACCGCTTATATGAAAGCCAATTTCCCAGCGGAATTTATGGCGGCGGTAATGACTGCGGAATCCGATGATACCGAAAAGATCGCCGAAGCCGTGGAAGAATGCGAAAATATGGGCATAAAAGTCTTGCCTCCCGATATCAACGAAAGCTTGAAAAACTTCACTTACATTGACGAAAAAACTATCCGCTTCGGACTTTTGGCGATAAAAAATATCGGCGAAAAATTTGTCGAAAATCTGGTCGCGGAGCGAAAAGCTCATGGCGCTTTTAAAAACTTCGAAGACATTCTGGAAAGGCTTGACCCTCACGAATTAAACAAGAAATCCATTGAAGCGCTGGCAAAAACCGGAGCTTTCGATAAATTCCTGCCCCGCCATACGATTGTGGAAAATATTGAAAAAATCCTTGAATATTCCCACGAACTCCACAAAAATAAAAGCAGTATGCAAGCAAGCCTCTTCGGCGATGCCGCTTTTTCCGTAAGTCATTTGAACTTGCCTTCCCGCGAACTGACCGCCGACGATAAGACGGCGTATTTGAACTGGGAAAAAGAATTAATGGGCTTGTATGTTTCCGGCCACCCTCTCGCCCGCTACAGCCAATATTTTAAAAAGATCGGAATTCCGATCAAAGACCTAAAGCACAAAAGCGAAGGATCTCCGGTAAAGATCGGCGCGATCATCAATAGTGTCAAAAAAATTATGACCAAAACCAATCGCCTGATGGTCTTCGCGGAAATAGAAGACCTTACCGGCAAAACCGAAGCGGTGGTTTTTGCCAAAGTTCTGGACAAAAATCCGCTGGTCTGGACGGAAAATAATATCGTCATCATAACCGGCAAAGTGAATTTTCGCGACAATGAAACAAAAATTTTGGTGGACGAGGCAAATATCATCACTGAAGAAAAATTAAAATCCCATTCTGACAACACTGCTTCGGGCGGCAATGGCTCTTCTGGCAGCGATCAAGCAAACAATCGAGATGGAATATATAATCCTCCAAACGCTCCAAAGATTTTCATCAAAATCAGCGCTGATTGGAATAAGGAAAAAATGACTGAATTGAAAAATATGATTGCCGGCGCGGAAAAAGGAATCAATCAAGTCATTCTCAATATTGAATCCGCTAGCGGAACAAAAACCCTCAAAACGCCGTATTCGGTGAATTATACGCCGGCGCTGCAAGAAACGCTGGAAAAAATAGTGGCAAAAGAGAATATTAGAATTGAATAG
- the thrS gene encoding threonine--tRNA ligase, whose translation MNKNNENKKNYDIEIKRHSLAHILASAVLDMFPEAKFGVGPNIENGFYYDFDLPRTLIPEDLPILEEKMRKIINKNLPFERQEISHEEAVIHFNKAMQKYKIEILATEAKEPKVTVYKTENFVDLCRGPHIDSAGEIDATSFKLTKIAGAYWRGDEKNKMLQRIYGVAFQDKKALQEYLKQQEEAEKRDHRKLAEQLDLFMISEEVGKGLPLWLPKGAFIRKRLEDYMYELEKKNGYSFVYTPALTHERLYKTSGHLAHYKDDMYSPIDIEGEKYYLKPMNCPHHHIIFKHGLKSYKDLPLRLSDFSLLHRFERSGVLTGLIRARCFSQNDSHIYCAQKQVKEELEKVIALFQKVYEDFRIEGYWFRLSLPDFNNKEKYGNIENKELWEKSSEIVRSVLKKLKVKFVEAVGEAAFYGPKIDVQIKNVARKEDSIATCQLDFYSPDRFDLSFINEKGEKEKPVIIHRAIMGSFDRFFAFLVEQTAGAFPAWLAPVQTRIVPISTEKHLDYAKKIHKELLNNDIRVEIDETNETLGKKVRAGEMQKIPYLLVVGDKEIESKSVNVRTRGDKKTETLEIKKFIEMIKKEIEEKK comes from the coding sequence ATGAACAAAAACAACGAAAATAAGAAAAATTATGATATTGAAATCAAACGCCACTCATTAGCGCATATCTTAGCTTCCGCCGTTCTCGATATGTTTCCGGAAGCGAAATTCGGCGTAGGACCGAATATCGAAAATGGATTTTATTATGATTTCGATCTGCCGCGAACTTTGATCCCCGAAGATTTGCCGATACTGGAGGAAAAAATGCGAAAAATAATCAATAAAAACCTGCCTTTTGAAAGACAAGAAATTTCACACGAAGAAGCGGTTATTCATTTCAATAAGGCGATGCAAAAATATAAGATAGAAATACTGGCAACCGAGGCCAAAGAACCGAAAGTAACCGTATATAAAACCGAAAACTTCGTGGATCTTTGCCGCGGGCCGCATATTGATTCTGCCGGCGAAATCGACGCTACCAGCTTCAAACTCACCAAAATCGCCGGCGCTTATTGGCGCGGAGACGAAAAAAATAAAATGCTCCAGCGAATTTACGGCGTAGCTTTTCAGGACAAAAAAGCTCTTCAAGAGTATTTAAAACAACAGGAAGAAGCGGAAAAAAGAGACCACAGGAAATTAGCCGAACAACTGGATCTATTTATGATTTCTGAAGAAGTCGGCAAAGGACTTCCTCTCTGGCTTCCCAAAGGCGCTTTTATCAGAAAAAGGCTCGAAGATTATATGTATGAGCTGGAGAAAAAAAACGGATATAGTTTCGTTTATACTCCCGCCTTAACTCATGAAAGATTATACAAAACCTCAGGACATCTTGCGCATTATAAAGACGACATGTACAGTCCTATTGACATCGAGGGAGAAAAATATTATCTGAAGCCGATGAATTGTCCGCATCATCATATAATTTTCAAACATGGGCTTAAAAGTTATAAGGACCTTCCTTTAAGATTATCCGACTTCAGCTTGCTTCACCGGTTTGAAAGATCAGGCGTCTTAACCGGACTGATCCGGGCAAGATGTTTTTCACAAAACGATTCCCATATATATTGCGCTCAAAAGCAAGTAAAAGAAGAATTGGAAAAAGTAATCGCCCTTTTCCAAAAAGTCTACGAGGATTTCCGGATCGAAGGATATTGGTTCAGGCTGTCTCTCCCTGACTTTAATAATAAAGAAAAATATGGCAATATCGAGAATAAAGAATTATGGGAGAAATCGTCCGAAATAGTAAGGTCGGTCTTAAAAAAACTTAAAGTAAAATTCGTGGAAGCGGTGGGAGAAGCGGCGTTCTACGGACCAAAGATCGACGTCCAGATCAAAAATGTGGCAAGAAAAGAAGACTCGATAGCAACTTGCCAATTAGACTTCTATTCGCCCGACAGGTTTGATCTGTCTTTTATCAATGAAAAAGGTGAAAAAGAAAAACCGGTTATAATACACCGTGCAATAATGGGTTCTTTCGATAGATTCTTCGCTTTTTTGGTCGAACAGACCGCTGGAGCTTTTCCCGCTTGGCTCGCGCCTGTACAAACGCGAATCGTTCCGATATCCACTGAAAAACACCTGGATTACGCCAAAAAAATCCACAAAGAACTTCTGAATAATGACATAAGGGTTGAAATTGACGAAACCAATGAAACTCTTGGCAAAAAAGTCCGCGCCGGAGAAATGCAAAAGATCCCCTATCTTCTTGTGGTTGGAGATAAAGAAATAGAATCCAAATCCGTCAATGTCCGGACTCGCGGCGATAAAAAAACCGAAACTCTGGAAATTAAAAAGTTCATTGAAATGATTAAAAAAGAAATCGAAGAAAAAAAATAA